The Bacillus sp. DX3.1 genome includes a region encoding these proteins:
- the plsY gene encoding glycerol-3-phosphate 1-O-acyltransferase PlsY — protein MIDIFKIFAALALGYFLGSLNTAVIVGKIYGKDIRNHGSKSAGLTNTLRVLGKSAAVFVLAGDILKGIIACFIGLFLSVYFYSGEAKDCISLLAAGAGVIIGHNWPIYFGFKGGKGALTGVAVMFMINWVMAILCICFFVIIVVFTRYVSLGTICATMLFAAISFIPVFGNTIYFYIFAFLMTFIVIFKHRENIKRLLSGTENKLIFSRR, from the coding sequence ATGATTGATATTTTTAAAATTTTTGCGGCCTTAGCTTTGGGCTACTTTTTAGGCAGCCTTAATACAGCGGTGATTGTAGGAAAAATATACGGAAAGGACATAAGAAACCATGGAAGCAAAAGCGCCGGACTTACCAATACCCTTAGGGTACTTGGTAAATCTGCTGCAGTATTTGTTCTTGCTGGAGATATATTAAAAGGGATAATTGCCTGTTTTATAGGATTGTTCCTTAGCGTTTACTTTTATTCAGGAGAGGCTAAAGATTGCATAAGCCTTTTAGCAGCAGGCGCAGGAGTGATTATAGGGCATAACTGGCCGATATATTTTGGTTTTAAAGGGGGCAAAGGAGCACTTACGGGAGTAGCTGTGATGTTTATGATCAACTGGGTTATGGCCATTTTATGCATTTGTTTTTTTGTGATAATAGTAGTTTTTACCCGTTATGTTTCTTTAGGCACAATATGCGCTACAATGCTTTTTGCAGCCATCTCATTTATTCCGGTTTTTGGAAATACCATATATTTTTATATATTTGCTTTCCTAATGACGTTTATAGTTATTTTCAAGCATAGAGAAAATATAAAAAGGCTACTTTCAGGAACAGAAAATAAACTTATTTTTTCGCGGCGTTGA